The Salegentibacter mishustinae genome includes a window with the following:
- a CDS encoding carboxypeptidase-like regulatory domain-containing protein produces MQTLPCAFTVEFYIKLSLFIFLVFFTLPGTAQEDFPEYDELSVEMNVPDLGVIEIPIAIKGQDAYIPVKELFDYLKIKNEETENGVEGFIINPDSSYVINPSENRILYKDREFGLSDEQYIKTPLNLYLKSNLFGQIFGLNTNFSFRSLSVTMKTEKDLPVIKEMRLKKVRENLNRVKGIIEPDTTMARRYPFFKGGALDWGVVTTQQSEFEDDNRLSLGLGTMFLGGETNLMLNYSTRVPFDSRNQFYQWRYINNESKIFKQVTAGRIFTRATSSLFAPVSGVQISNSPFQNRRSFGIYVLNDYTEPRWTVELYVNNVLVEFTQADASGFYTFDVPLMYGNTAVSLRFYGPYGEERIQERVINIPYNFVPKNELEYTLSAGIVENDDLNRFSRVNFNYGLSNAVTIGGGAEYLTGVTSGEVMPFVNSSIRFASNFLFTGEYMHGVKGEGILSYRTPGNLQVDLNYIKYDEDQTAINFNYLEERKISFSAPIRAKNFSMFSRFSVNQIIMPTTEFTTAQLLLSGAIMGISTNLTTYGIYNDRVKEPTIYTSLSQNYRLPNKFLFSPQVQYDFSRNQFNNIILEIERPVFEQGFVNFAYENNLLRNAHIFEVGLRYAFNFAETSVTSRLGNRNNSFVQSARGSLLLDDNTGYIMANNRTAMSKAALSIIPFLDYNTNGKRDPMEPAVSGMEIKNMSGRLSYNEDETVLRITELQPYIDLILEVDPNSLDNIAWKVKNEKIKVHTIPNQFQEIEVPVEVLGEVAGMVYFKEGNSLRGQGRITVNIIDEDGSIVKEILTEGDGYFTYLGLKPGNYTAEIDPVQMQKLGYKAMNAIDFEIQVDEYGDIVDTLEFTIEEK; encoded by the coding sequence ATGCAAACACTACCCTGCGCTTTTACTGTTGAGTTTTACATAAAACTTTCACTATTCATATTCTTAGTATTCTTTACTCTTCCGGGAACGGCCCAGGAAGATTTTCCTGAATACGATGAGTTAAGCGTAGAAATGAATGTACCCGATCTTGGTGTGATAGAAATTCCAATCGCTATTAAAGGTCAGGATGCCTATATTCCTGTTAAAGAGCTTTTTGATTATCTCAAGATCAAGAACGAAGAAACCGAGAATGGTGTAGAAGGCTTTATTATTAATCCCGATTCTTCTTACGTTATAAACCCTTCAGAGAATAGAATTCTTTATAAAGACCGGGAATTTGGTCTTAGTGATGAGCAATACATAAAAACACCGCTAAACCTCTATTTGAAATCAAATCTTTTTGGGCAAATTTTCGGCTTAAACACAAACTTTTCATTTAGAAGTCTCTCAGTAACTATGAAGACTGAAAAAGACCTGCCTGTTATAAAAGAAATGCGACTTAAAAAAGTAAGGGAGAATCTTAATCGCGTAAAAGGTATTATAGAGCCCGATACTACCATGGCCAGGCGCTATCCTTTTTTTAAGGGAGGTGCTCTAGATTGGGGTGTAGTCACTACACAGCAAAGTGAATTTGAAGATGATAATCGTCTATCTCTAGGGCTTGGTACGATGTTTTTAGGTGGGGAAACCAACCTCATGCTTAACTATTCTACTCGGGTTCCTTTTGATTCCAGAAACCAATTTTACCAATGGCGTTATATAAATAATGAAAGTAAAATTTTTAAACAGGTAACAGCAGGTAGAATTTTTACTCGTGCTACCTCTTCTCTATTTGCGCCGGTTAGTGGTGTACAAATTAGCAATAGCCCATTTCAAAACCGCAGGTCTTTTGGAATCTATGTGCTTAACGATTATACCGAACCTCGATGGACGGTAGAATTGTATGTGAATAATGTTTTAGTTGAATTTACCCAGGCAGATGCCTCGGGTTTCTATACTTTTGATGTTCCGCTAATGTATGGAAACACCGCGGTGAGCCTCCGATTTTACGGCCCATACGGGGAAGAACGAATTCAGGAAAGAGTAATTAATATTCCGTATAATTTTGTTCCTAAAAATGAACTGGAATATACGCTTAGCGCAGGAATCGTTGAAAATGATGATTTAAATCGCTTTTCTCGCGTAAATTTTAATTACGGATTAAGTAATGCTGTAACTATAGGTGGTGGAGCAGAATATCTTACCGGTGTTACCAGTGGGGAAGTGATGCCTTTTGTAAATTCTTCCATTCGTTTTGCTTCAAATTTTCTCTTTACGGGTGAATACATGCATGGCGTTAAAGGAGAAGGGATTTTGAGTTATAGAACCCCGGGGAATCTTCAGGTAGACCTTAATTATATAAAATATGATGAAGATCAAACCGCAATTAATTTTAATTACCTGGAAGAAAGAAAAATAAGCTTTTCGGCACCTATTCGAGCTAAAAATTTCTCGATGTTTAGTCGGTTTAGTGTAAACCAGATCATTATGCCTACTACCGAGTTTACCACAGCTCAATTATTACTTTCTGGTGCAATAATGGGTATTAGCACAAACCTAACTACTTACGGGATTTATAATGATCGGGTAAAGGAGCCCACAATTTATACCTCACTTTCTCAGAATTACAGGCTTCCGAATAAATTCCTTTTTTCACCACAAGTACAATATGATTTTAGTCGAAATCAATTTAATAATATAATTCTTGAAATAGAACGCCCGGTTTTTGAGCAGGGTTTTGTCAATTTTGCTTACGAAAACAATCTTTTGCGAAACGCTCATATTTTTGAAGTCGGTTTAAGGTATGCTTTCAATTTTGCCGAAACCTCGGTAACTTCAAGGCTTGGGAATAGAAATAATTCTTTTGTACAATCTGCTCGCGGAAGTTTACTGTTAGACGACAATACAGGCTATATAATGGCGAATAATCGTACTGCTATGTCTAAAGCCGCATTAAGTATTATTCCGTTCTTAGACTATAATACCAATGGAAAAAGAGATCCTATGGAGCCTGCGGTAAGTGGAATGGAAATTAAAAACATGTCTGGCAGGCTTTCCTATAATGAAGACGAAACGGTACTTAGAATTACCGAACTTCAACCCTATATTGATCTCATCCTGGAAGTTGATCCAAACAGCCTGGATAATATTGCGTGGAAGGTTAAGAATGAAAAGATAAAAGTGCATACCATTCCAAACCAGTTCCAGGAAATTGAAGTTCCTGTAGAAGTTTTAGGTGAAGTTGCAGGGATGGTTTATTTTAAAGAAGGTAACAGCCTTCGTGGCCAGGGTAGAATTACAGTGAATATTATAGATGAAGACGGAAGCATTGTAAAAGAAATTTTAACTGAAGGAGACGGTTACTTTACTTACCTGGGATTAAAACCAGGGAATTATACCGCTGAAATTGATCCTGTTCAAATGCAGAAACTTGGTTACAAAGCCATGAACGCCATAGATTTCGAAATTCAGGTAGATGAATACGGTGATATTGTAGATACGCTTGAATTTACTATCGAAGAAAAATAA
- a CDS encoding DUF4402 domain-containing protein — MYNFSFNKTYFWLLLFTFSVMEVSAQENPPIPIEVEVRTSRNLNFGSFTAGNSGGNVTVSYDDQRSVDGDIFELNFGQPVSAALFDVYANPGTIIQIEDMGPFTLENQETGLQIQLFINSFSTGQRTFVTQAPNAQTPNEIFVGGTLRIPSDNSGNLPGTYFGNFTLNFIHQ, encoded by the coding sequence ATGTATAACTTCAGTTTTAATAAAACCTATTTTTGGCTCTTGCTATTTACGTTTTCAGTAATGGAAGTTAGCGCTCAGGAGAATCCTCCTATTCCCATTGAAGTTGAAGTAAGAACTTCCAGAAACCTTAATTTTGGTTCATTTACGGCTGGAAATAGTGGCGGAAATGTTACGGTAAGCTATGACGATCAGCGCAGCGTAGATGGGGATATTTTTGAACTGAATTTCGGTCAACCCGTATCTGCAGCTTTATTCGATGTTTATGCCAATCCGGGTACAATCATTCAAATTGAAGATATGGGACCCTTCACTTTAGAGAACCAGGAGACCGGGCTCCAAATTCAACTTTTTATCAATAGTTTTAGCACCGGTCAAAGAACATTTGTAACCCAGGCTCCCAATGCTCAAACTCCTAACGAAATTTTTGTAGGTGGAACTTTAAGAATTCCATCCGATAATTCAGGTAACCTGCCGGGCACATATTTTGGAAATTTTACGCTTAATTTTATTCACCAATAG
- a CDS encoding fimbrial biogenesis chaperone: protein MIKKLLSPLLLLFIFIFSGLGTYAQGDLMIMPKRLVFDGSERSQEINLANTGSDTAVYAISFVNYKMTEKGNFEQVEEQEDGQRFAEDFLRYFPRRVSLAPNEAQTIRVQLTRTGNLEQGEYRSHMYFRAVEEQTALGAEETEESEGISINIKTVFGISIPIIIREGESTTQIDLNELSLNTEGENPKLSLVINRSGNMSVYGNLTATHIAPDGTETEVGMVKGVSVYTPNSKRYFSFELRNAAEVDLTGGVLKVSYSEDKGDTLATREIEL from the coding sequence ATGATTAAAAAACTACTTAGCCCCCTACTCTTATTATTCATTTTTATTTTTTCAGGATTGGGCACTTACGCGCAAGGCGATCTTATGATTATGCCTAAACGTTTGGTCTTTGACGGTTCCGAACGTTCCCAGGAAATAAACCTTGCCAATACCGGTAGCGATACGGCTGTATATGCCATTTCTTTTGTGAATTATAAAATGACCGAAAAAGGAAATTTTGAACAGGTAGAAGAGCAAGAAGATGGTCAGCGTTTTGCCGAAGATTTTCTAAGGTATTTCCCACGTCGTGTTAGTTTAGCGCCGAATGAGGCCCAAACCATCCGTGTTCAATTAACCAGAACCGGAAACTTAGAACAGGGCGAATACCGTTCGCATATGTATTTTCGAGCTGTGGAGGAGCAAACTGCCCTTGGCGCTGAAGAAACAGAAGAAAGCGAAGGAATCTCCATCAATATCAAAACCGTATTTGGGATTAGTATTCCAATTATTATACGTGAAGGAGAATCTACTACCCAAATTGATCTAAATGAGCTTTCCTTAAATACCGAAGGAGAGAATCCAAAACTATCTTTAGTTATTAATCGCTCCGGAAACATGTCAGTTTACGGGAATCTTACCGCTACTCATATTGCCCCCGATGGTACCGAAACCGAAGTTGGGATGGTAAAGGGAGTTTCAGTTTACACCCCAAACAGCAAGAGGTATTTCAGTTTTGAACTTAGAAACGCTGCCGAAGTAGATTTGACTGGCGGAGTTCTAAAAGTAAGCTATTCTGAAGATAAAGGAGACACTTTAGCTACTAGAGAAATAGAACTTTAG
- a CDS encoding DUF4402 domain-containing protein, whose amino-acid sequence MKNYLFILFFSLFGFSVYAQNSASATVNSRATVIDPIKIDKTVDLDFGNVISAYNPGQVILSPDGSRVAYGVQISNSIPGTVNPAEAVVTHGNNNYSITLPEQFTLYNQENPNQILTIDQFTVAPQQGNVTDIIKIGGTLNLEANQTSGFYTNSSGFNVTVSYN is encoded by the coding sequence ATGAAAAATTATCTTTTCATTTTATTTTTTAGCTTATTCGGATTTAGCGTATATGCGCAAAATTCAGCTTCCGCTACGGTAAATAGTAGGGCAACGGTTATAGATCCTATTAAAATTGATAAAACAGTAGACCTTGATTTTGGAAATGTAATTAGTGCTTATAACCCCGGCCAGGTGATTTTATCGCCAGATGGTTCACGGGTTGCTTACGGAGTGCAGATTTCCAACTCTATTCCTGGAACGGTAAATCCTGCAGAAGCAGTGGTAACCCACGGTAATAACAATTACTCCATTACGCTGCCCGAACAATTCACTTTATACAACCAGGAAAATCCTAACCAAATTCTTACAATAGATCAATTTACGGTTGCTCCCCAGCAAGGCAATGTAACCGATATTATTAAAATTGGTGGTACTTTAAACCTGGAAGCTAATCAGACTTCCGGCTTTTATACGAATTCCTCCGGTTTTAACGTGACGGTTTCTTATAATTAA
- a CDS encoding DUF4402 domain-containing protein, whose protein sequence is MKKITFILLALISGTAFAQEKATGTAQASADIVSPITIEGQEDLNFGKVANNTAGTVVVATDGSASGLSQIGTTTPKAATFDVTAANGYAYSVTLPTTVTLKSGDDEISVDSFTDNAGANPTGSGGIQTIGVGATLTVANGQATGNYTGEFQVTVSYE, encoded by the coding sequence ATGAAAAAAATTACTTTTATCCTACTAGCCCTTATTTCTGGAACTGCTTTTGCGCAAGAGAAAGCTACTGGCACTGCTCAAGCATCCGCTGATATTGTTAGCCCAATTACAATTGAAGGACAGGAAGATTTAAATTTTGGAAAAGTTGCAAATAATACAGCTGGTACCGTAGTCGTAGCTACGGATGGAAGCGCTTCAGGCCTATCACAAATAGGAACAACTACACCTAAAGCTGCTACTTTTGATGTTACTGCTGCAAATGGCTACGCATACTCTGTGACTCTACCAACTACTGTTACGCTAAAAAGTGGCGATGATGAAATTAGTGTAGATTCATTTACAGATAACGCTGGAGCAAACCCAACTGGATCAGGGGGAATTCAAACAATTGGAGTTGGTGCTACTTTAACAGTTGCTAACGGACAAGCTACTGGAAATTATACAGGTGAATTTCAGGTAACTGTTTCTTACGAATAA
- a CDS encoding DUF4402 domain-containing protein gives MLRITTLILFLSIITVNSLFSQASATANFTASATIIQPIGITTTNNMQFANIDARNGGAVILTPENTRITNGDIELAEGGTVSAATFEVTGQTGFAFGISLPKGSHRLSSGSESMLLQDFTTNYDGSSIAGDGKTIKVGASLIVNPNQQPGNYKTNGDLQVTVNYN, from the coding sequence ATGTTACGAATAACAACACTAATCTTATTTTTATCAATTATAACAGTAAATAGCTTGTTTTCTCAGGCTTCTGCCACGGCTAATTTTACAGCTTCAGCTACCATTATTCAACCTATTGGAATTACCACCACTAATAATATGCAATTTGCCAATATTGATGCTAGAAATGGTGGTGCTGTAATTTTAACTCCTGAAAATACCAGAATAACCAATGGAGACATTGAACTTGCTGAAGGTGGAACTGTTTCTGCCGCGACTTTCGAGGTTACCGGCCAAACGGGTTTTGCGTTTGGTATTAGTTTACCAAAAGGAAGTCATAGGTTAAGTAGCGGTAGTGAAAGTATGCTTCTTCAGGATTTTACAACTAATTATGATGGTTCTTCAATAGCCGGTGACGGTAAAACTATTAAAGTTGGAGCAAGTTTAATTGTAAATCCTAATCAGCAACCCGGCAATTACAAAACCAATGGTGATTTACAAGTTACCGTGAATTACAATTGA
- a CDS encoding DoxX family protein: protein MKNSYSTSLNLQNTDFGLLLFRLIIGGLMLTHGIPKLLTFFGSEEIVFADPIGLGETVTFTFAVFAEFVCAMLIILGWVTRFASIPLIITMAVAAIIVHWTDGFGRQELPLLYMGGFLLLFFTGAGKFSLDYYLLKKK, encoded by the coding sequence ATGAAAAACTCTTACTCTACAAGTCTTAATCTTCAAAACACCGATTTTGGACTTTTACTATTTAGACTAATTATTGGAGGTCTAATGCTTACGCACGGAATTCCAAAACTGCTTACATTTTTCGGAAGTGAGGAGATTGTTTTTGCAGATCCTATTGGATTAGGAGAGACTGTCACCTTTACATTTGCAGTTTTTGCAGAATTTGTTTGCGCTATGCTTATTATTCTAGGCTGGGTTACGCGCTTTGCTTCGATACCTTTAATAATTACGATGGCTGTGGCCGCAATTATTGTTCACTGGACAGATGGTTTTGGTAGGCAGGAATTACCTTTATTATATATGGGTGGCTTTCTTTTACTTTTCTTTACAGGCGCAGGAAAATTTTCACTGGATTACTATCTTTTAAAGAAAAAATAA
- a CDS encoding amidohydrolase family protein, with the protein MAKDRREFLKNSGVLGLSGLIGPFSVFSEDHDFLNFQQNSYLIKNTEILSMDDSVGDFLGMVLVENGKISEVSKNIEIPQGIEIIDAEGGILIPGLIDCHWHLWTSLLRSMSGNSLQEGYFKMTARYSELYSPEDMKLAAKYAIAEAIHSGITCISDYNHNARSWKYVKASFDAMAEMGLRGHVSYGTYRNMKESDSTDFRGIKTLKELIESDSKYNDIKLGLGSRYANYQDIMLDWKRARDLGLRITIHASSNESQKGQIASLYNKNLLAEDVNIIHGNAITPREIEFVEKTAASITMTPYSEMRIGYGLPKINQLNESQINCCVGIDTTALTGNAHLLDTLKLLQNLANANAKNEFYINPKKLLKMATIQGAKNLGIDNETGSITPGKTADLVLLKKDDLNFSTGNKAYHLVIEAALPSNINMVMAKGKVLKYKGKLTGINSDELIKKAKERFSEMNQEIG; encoded by the coding sequence ATGGCAAAAGATCGCAGGGAATTCTTAAAGAATAGTGGAGTCTTGGGCTTAAGTGGACTTATTGGTCCGTTTTCTGTGTTTTCTGAAGATCATGATTTCCTGAATTTTCAGCAGAATTCCTACCTGATAAAAAACACTGAAATTTTAAGCATGGACGATTCTGTGGGCGATTTTTTGGGAATGGTTTTAGTTGAAAACGGAAAAATTTCCGAAGTTTCAAAGAATATCGAGATTCCGCAGGGAATTGAAATTATTGATGCTGAAGGCGGAATTCTAATTCCGGGGCTTATAGATTGTCATTGGCATTTATGGACTTCCTTGTTAAGAAGTATGTCAGGAAATTCCCTGCAGGAAGGGTATTTTAAAATGACCGCAAGGTATTCCGAACTATATTCACCGGAGGACATGAAACTTGCGGCAAAATACGCCATTGCAGAAGCAATTCATTCGGGGATAACCTGTATTAGCGATTACAATCATAATGCAAGAAGTTGGAAATATGTAAAAGCTAGTTTTGATGCTATGGCCGAAATGGGCCTTCGTGGTCACGTGAGTTATGGAACTTATCGAAATATGAAAGAAAGTGATTCTACAGATTTTAGGGGAATAAAAACCTTAAAAGAGCTGATAGAATCAGATTCAAAATATAATGATATCAAGTTAGGTCTGGGGTCCCGTTATGCTAATTATCAGGATATTATGTTAGATTGGAAACGTGCCCGGGATTTAGGCTTAAGAATTACTATTCACGCAAGTTCTAACGAAAGTCAGAAAGGGCAAATAGCCTCACTTTATAACAAAAACCTTTTAGCTGAAGATGTCAATATTATTCACGGTAACGCTATTACTCCCAGGGAAATTGAATTTGTAGAAAAAACTGCTGCGAGTATTACCATGACCCCATATTCCGAAATGCGTATTGGTTACGGCCTGCCTAAAATTAATCAGTTAAACGAGTCGCAAATTAATTGTTGCGTTGGTATTGATACTACTGCTTTAACCGGTAATGCACATTTATTGGATACATTAAAATTGCTTCAAAATTTAGCAAACGCAAATGCTAAAAACGAATTCTATATTAATCCGAAAAAGCTTCTGAAAATGGCTACCATTCAAGGAGCAAAAAATCTCGGTATTGATAATGAAACCGGCTCTATAACTCCAGGTAAAACCGCAGATTTGGTCCTACTAAAAAAAGATGATCTTAATTTCTCTACCGGAAATAAAGCTTATCACTTGGTAATTGAAGCAGCATTACCCAGCAATATAAATATGGTTATGGCTAAAGGAAAAGTTTTAAAATATAAAGGAAAGCTTACCGGAATTAATTCTGACGAATTAATCAAAAAAGCTAAAGAGCGTTTTTCTGAAATGAATCAGGAAATTGGATAA
- a CDS encoding OmpA/MotB family protein — MKRAITVTVLAATMLSSCVSKKKYVALESELDDTRSTLQKTQVEKEEIEEKYARIEERVADYNSKINSLREENDSKMEMNDLTVMSNNNKDKMRATIAKMNPEKVAEAKTLEDSINLAVSHNLKSNISEGSDDEDIDITVDETVVMINVSDKLLFGSGSYRVSNNAQPLLKKLAEVINSEPAMEVMIEGHTDDRTMVEGSYIQDNWDLSVRRATSIVRLLQDKYDVAPEKLIAAGRSSYQPLVDNTNNENRAKNRRTRIVIIPNLDKFFAMLESE; from the coding sequence ATGAAGAGAGCAATCACAGTTACAGTTTTAGCAGCAACAATGCTAAGCTCGTGTGTATCAAAGAAAAAATACGTTGCACTGGAAAGTGAACTTGATGATACCAGAAGTACACTGCAAAAAACGCAAGTAGAAAAAGAAGAAATTGAAGAAAAATACGCTCGAATAGAAGAACGTGTTGCAGATTATAACTCAAAGATCAATTCTTTACGTGAGGAGAACGATAGTAAGATGGAAATGAACGATCTTACCGTGATGTCTAATAACAATAAGGATAAAATGCGAGCTACCATCGCAAAAATGAATCCTGAGAAAGTTGCAGAGGCTAAAACCTTAGAGGATTCTATTAACCTTGCGGTTTCTCATAACTTAAAGAGTAATATTTCTGAAGGATCTGACGATGAGGATATTGATATCACCGTTGATGAAACTGTAGTGATGATCAACGTTTCAGATAAATTATTATTTGGAAGCGGAAGCTACAGAGTTTCTAATAATGCTCAACCTTTGTTGAAAAAGCTTGCCGAGGTGATCAATTCTGAGCCTGCAATGGAAGTTATGATTGAAGGACATACAGATGACCGTACAATGGTTGAAGGTTCTTATATCCAGGATAACTGGGACCTTAGTGTAAGAAGAGCAACTTCAATTGTACGTTTACTTCAGGACAAGTATGATGTTGCACCAGAGAAACTTATTGCAGCAGGAAGAAGTAGTTACCAACCTTTAGTAGACAATACTAATAACGAGAACAGAGCAAAAAACAGAAGAACCAGAATTGTAATTATACCTAACCTGGATAAATTCTTCGCAATGTTGGAGTCTGAGTAA